A window from Leishmania donovani BPK282A1 complete genome, chromosome 27 encodes these proteins:
- a CDS encoding ghistone H1 like, with product MAASPHAAMKKAAKKAGSKKAMPKASAPKKSKKAAPKKKSKSSSSTKRGTKRAAAKK from the coding sequence ATGGCCGCTTCTCCGCATGCTGCTatgaagaaggcggcgaagaaggccgGCTCGAAGAAGGCGATGCCCAAGGCCTCTGCGCCGAAGAAGTCTAAGAAGGCTGCACCGAAGAAGAAGTCGAAGAGCTCCAGCTCGACGAAGCGCGGCACGAAGAGGGCCGCTGCGAAGAAGTAG
- a CDS encoding eukaryotic translation initiation factor eIF-4E, putative — MSAPSSVPPHKMANLHKLQRAWTLWYDSPSTYNTENWEMSLVPIMTVHSVEEFFVMLRYMKPLHALRTSSQYHFFQEGVKPMWEDPANKKGGKLWVNLDITSANGRSSNNTSGTAAADGSAAEAKTDLDKAWENVLMATVGEYLDCVEKKDTSAEPFVTGIVMSKRKYHNRLAVWVSDASATGKIEALKKALTKEASLAPIASIVFTKHGEAS; from the coding sequence ATGTCAGCCCCATCTTCAGTTCCTCCCCACAAAATGGCGAATTTGCACAAGCTGCAGCGTGCCTGGACACTCTGGTACGATAGCCCGTCTACGTACAACACTGAAAACTGGGAGATGTCGTTGGTGCCCATCATGACCGTGCACTCCGTGGAGGAGTTCTTCGTCATGCTCAGGTACATGAAGCCTCTGCATGCcttgcgcacctcctcgcagTACCACTTCTTCCAGGAAGGCGTTAAGCCGATGTGGGAGGACCCGGCGAACAAGAAGGGCGGCAAGCTCTGGGTAAACCTTGATATCACCAGCGCCAATGGTcggagcagcaacaacaccagcggcaccgcggcagccgacggcagcgcggcggaggccaAGACGGACCTCGACAAGGCGTGGGAAAATGTTCTGATGGCCACCGTGGGCGAGTATCTCGACTGTGTAGAAAAGAAGGACACATCAGCGGAGCCGTTCGTGACGGGCATTGTCATGTCAAAGCGAAAGTACCACAACCGCCTCGCCGTGTGGGTGAGCGATGCGTCCGCAACGGGCAAGATCGAGGCGCTAAAGAAGGCGCTAACAAAGGAGGCGAGTCTGGCGCCGATCGCATCCATTGTCTTCACAAAACACGGCGAGGCGTCTTAG